A single window of Labrus mixtus chromosome 23, fLabMix1.1, whole genome shotgun sequence DNA harbors:
- the rce1a gene encoding CAAX prenyl protease 2, with translation MTQEGDLSSSLPEQQKHGVCCVSVLTCLLLACSYVGSLYVWRSHLPRDHPTVIKRRFTSVLIVSGLSPVFVWAWREFTGITTGPSFLALMGIRFEGIIPAIILPLLLTMVLFLGPLMQLAMDCPWTFMDGIRVALDPWFWSLCVSDMRWLRNQVVAPLTEELVFRACMLPMLVPCAGLSTAIFTCPLFFGVAHFHHIIELLRFRQGTLSGIFLSAVFQFSYTAVFGAYTAFIFIRTGHLVGPVLCHSFCNYMGFPAISAALDHPHRVSVLSCYLLGVLLFLLFLFPFTDPAYYGLPTPVCTLTTSPSPLCLY, from the exons ATGACGCAAGAGGGGGATTTGTCGTCATCTTTACCTGAACAGCAGAAACACGGAGTGTGCTGTGTGTCCGTGCTGACCTGTCTGCTGCTCGCGTGCTCCTACGTGGGGAGTCTGTACGTGTGGAGGAGTCACCTGCCcag GGATCATCCCACAGTGATAAAAAGACGTTTCACCAGCGTTCTGATCGTGTCTGGGCTgtctcctgtgtttgtgtgggcgTGGAGAGAGTTCACAGGAATCAca actggcCCGTCGTTCCTGGCTCTAATGGGGATTCGATTCGAAGGTATCATTCCTGCAATcatcctccctctgctgctcacCATG GTTTTATTTCTGGGCCCCCTTATGCAGCTCGCCATGGACTGTCCCTGGACCTTCATGGACGGGATAAGAGTCGCCCTGG ACCCGTGGTTCTGGAGCCTGTGTGTCAGTGACATGCGCTGGTTGAGGAACCAGGTGGTGGCCCCGCTGACAGAGGAACTCGTCTTCAGGGCATGTATGCTGCCCATGTTGGTTCCCTGTGCCGGACTCTCCACTGCCATCTTCACCTGCCCTCTCTTCTTCGGAGTTG CTCACTTCCATCACATCATTGAGCTGCTCAGGTTCAGACAGGGGACTCTGTCGGGGATCTTCCTGTCTGCAG TGTTCCAGTTCTCCTACACAGCTGTGTTTGGAGCCTACACGgccttcatcttcatcaggACAG gTCACCTGGTGGGTCCGGTTCTCTGTCACTCGTTCTGTAACTACATGGGTTTTCCTGCCATCAGTGCGGCGTTGGATCATCCTCAccgtgtctctgtcctctcctgcTACCTGCTCGGcgtccttctcttcctcctcttccttttccccTTCACTGACCCCGCCTACTATGGTCTCCCCACACCTGTCTGCACACTCACCACCTCACCCAGCCCCCTCTGCCTCTATTGA